A genomic region of Eucalyptus grandis isolate ANBG69807.140 chromosome 5, ASM1654582v1, whole genome shotgun sequence contains the following coding sequences:
- the LOC104429641 gene encoding bidirectional sugar transporter SWEET1: protein MHVLRFLSGVLGNATGLFLFLAPMVTFKRIIRNRSTEQFSGIPYVMTLLNCIVSTWYGLPFVSRNNIFIWTINGTGGVIEFTYIVIFIIYAPKKERMKVMGLFALIMTVFSAIASVSLLALHGNTRKFFCGVAAALFSIIMYASPLSVMRMVIKTKSVEFMPFFLSLFAFLCALSWFIYGLLSGDPFVLVPNAFGTGLGIAQLILYAIYYKNRNHNESAIKDDFIEMDLEKIDRVKKPDSRHL, encoded by the exons ATGCATGTCCTGCGTTTCTTGAGCGGTGTTCTTG GAAATGCAACTGGTCTGTTCCTTTTCTTGGCGCCTAT GGTTACGTTCAAGAGGATCATAAGAAACCGGTCGACTGAGCAGTTCTCTGGCATCCCCTACGTGATGACCCTTCTTAATTGCATCGTCTCCACTTG GTATGGCCTaccatttgtttcacgaaacAATATTTTCATATGGACCATTAATGGCACTGGAGGTGTGATTGAATTCACATACATAGTGATCTTCATTATATACGCACCAAAAAAGGAGAGGATGAAAGTTATGGGACTCTTTGCTCTTATTATGACTGTGTTCTCGGCCATCGCCTCCGTCTCCCTCCTTGCGTTGCATGGAAACACCAGGAAATTCTTCTGCGGTGTTGCTGCGGCCCTTTTCTCTATTATTATGTATGCTTCGCCTCTCTCAGTCATG AGGATGGTGATCAAAACAAAGAGTGTAGAGTTCATGCCATTTTTCTTGTCACTGTTTGCATTCCTGTGCGCCCTGTCGTGGTTCATCTACGGCCTTCTTAGCGGCGACCCGTTCGTCCTT GTGCCTAATGCATTCGGAACTGGATTAGGGATTGCCCAGCTGATCTTGTATGCAATCTACTACAAGAACAGGAATCACAACGAAAGCGCCATTAAGGATGACTTCATCGAGATGGATCTCGAAAAGATTGATCGAGTGAAGAAGCCAGATTCAAGGCATCTTTAA
- the LOC104429640 gene encoding bidirectional sugar transporter SWEET1 isoform X1, whose product MDILRFLCGVLGNAVGLFLFLAPIMTFKRIIRSQSTEQFSGVPYVISLLNCLLYTWYGLPFVSSDNLLISIISGIGVVIEFTYVSIFITNGPKKERAKIIGLCALALILFITFAFVSLFALHGKTRKLLCGITLDISSTIMYASPLSVMMSVIKKKSVEFMPFLLSLFTFLCGIFWLTYGLLSRDPFLIVPNGLGTGLGTAQLILYAIYCKNQSHMTNEITDEFAETDLETTDQMQKLGCLA is encoded by the exons ATGGACATTCTCCGTTTCTTGTGCGGCGTTCTCG GAAATGCAGTCGGTCTGTTCCTTTTCTTGGCGCCTAT TATGACGTTCAAGAGGATCATAAGAAGCCAGTCGACTGAGCAGTTCTCTGGTGTCCCCTATGTGATAAGCCTACTTAATTGTCTCTTGTACACTTG GTATGGACTACCATTCGTGTCGTCGGACAACCTTCTGATATCAATCATTAGCGGCATAGGAGTAGTGATTGAATTCACGTACGTTTCAATCTTCATCACAAACGGACCAAAGAAGGAGAGGGCGAAGATTATCGGACTCTGTGCTCTTGCTCTGATTCTTTTCATAACATTTGCCTTTGTCTCCCTCTTCGCCTTGCATGGGAAGACCCGGAAACTCTTATGTGGCATCACGCTCGACATTTCCTCTACTATCATGTATGCTTCACCTCTATCAGTCATG ATGTCGGTAATCAAGAAGAAGAGCGTGGAGTTCATGCCATTCTTGTTATCGCTGTTCACCTTCTTATGTGGCATTTTCTGGCTCACATACGGCCTTCTTAGTAGGGACCCGTTTCTCATC GTGCCTAATGGATTGGGGACTGGACTTGGGACTGCCCAACTGATCTTGTATGCAATATACTGCAAGAACCAGAGTCATATGACAAACGAGATCACGGATGAATTTGCAGAGACGGACCTTGAAACGACCGATCAAATGCAGAAATTGGGTTGCCTTGCTTAA
- the LOC104429640 gene encoding bidirectional sugar transporter SWEET1 isoform X2: MDILRFLCGVLGNAVGLFLFLAPIMTFKRIIRSQSTEQFSGVPYVISLLNCLLYTWYGLPFVSSDNLLISIISGIGVVIEFTYVSIFITNGPKKERAKIIGLCALALILFITFAFVSLFALHGKTRKLLCGITLDISSTIMYASPLSVMVPNGLGTGLGTAQLILYAIYCKNQSHMTNEITDEFAETDLETTDQMQKLGCLA; this comes from the exons ATGGACATTCTCCGTTTCTTGTGCGGCGTTCTCG GAAATGCAGTCGGTCTGTTCCTTTTCTTGGCGCCTAT TATGACGTTCAAGAGGATCATAAGAAGCCAGTCGACTGAGCAGTTCTCTGGTGTCCCCTATGTGATAAGCCTACTTAATTGTCTCTTGTACACTTG GTATGGACTACCATTCGTGTCGTCGGACAACCTTCTGATATCAATCATTAGCGGCATAGGAGTAGTGATTGAATTCACGTACGTTTCAATCTTCATCACAAACGGACCAAAGAAGGAGAGGGCGAAGATTATCGGACTCTGTGCTCTTGCTCTGATTCTTTTCATAACATTTGCCTTTGTCTCCCTCTTCGCCTTGCATGGGAAGACCCGGAAACTCTTATGTGGCATCACGCTCGACATTTCCTCTACTATCATGTATGCTTCACCTCTATCAGTCATG GTGCCTAATGGATTGGGGACTGGACTTGGGACTGCCCAACTGATCTTGTATGCAATATACTGCAAGAACCAGAGTCATATGACAAACGAGATCACGGATGAATTTGCAGAGACGGACCTTGAAACGACCGATCAAATGCAGAAATTGGGTTGCCTTGCTTAA